One Phycisphaeraceae bacterium DNA window includes the following coding sequences:
- a CDS encoding ABC transporter ATP-binding protein, whose translation MVFALESVTRCFPHRRQPAVDEVTWSIERGERVALMGVSGSGKSTMLKILAGLDAPDRGRVMIDGREATALEPPERGVGMVLQEAPLHEHLTVAENIAHPLRIRGAERRDARRHADAMLERMRLGALGSSRASELSGGERRRAALARALIIRPALLLLDEPFASLDPVLQADLRDEVRTLCDDFRCACVHATHNGLEALALGTRVSVLHRGRLVDDGPPERIWAKPASRRSAVLLGALPMNLLPLPDTATDGCTHLGIRPEHLRLRAGTGDSRDSASTASAAPPTSRPQAWRAEGVIMAHASTGDQSLVTVRLRGGEVMRVLLPALERSPPTGAAVMLEANSSDLHHFRDSPQQEIV comes from the coding sequence ATGGTGTTCGCGCTGGAGTCCGTCACCCGGTGCTTCCCCCATCGGCGCCAGCCCGCCGTTGATGAAGTGACATGGTCGATCGAGCGCGGTGAGCGCGTGGCGCTCATGGGCGTGAGCGGGAGCGGAAAGTCCACCATGCTCAAGATCCTCGCGGGTCTTGACGCGCCCGATCGCGGCCGCGTGATGATCGATGGGCGCGAGGCGACGGCGCTTGAACCTCCGGAGCGCGGAGTCGGCATGGTGCTTCAGGAAGCACCGCTGCATGAGCACCTGACCGTGGCGGAGAACATCGCCCACCCGCTGAGGATTCGAGGCGCCGAGCGCCGGGACGCGCGACGGCACGCCGATGCCATGCTCGAACGCATGAGACTTGGCGCGCTCGGTTCATCGCGGGCGTCCGAACTCTCGGGCGGCGAACGCCGTCGGGCCGCTCTGGCGCGGGCGCTCATCATCCGCCCCGCCCTGCTGCTCCTCGATGAACCATTCGCCTCGCTTGATCCGGTGCTTCAGGCAGATCTGCGCGACGAAGTGCGCACTCTCTGCGATGACTTCCGTTGCGCGTGCGTCCACGCCACGCACAATGGACTCGAGGCTCTGGCTCTCGGCACACGCGTGAGCGTGCTTCACCGCGGACGCCTCGTCGATGATGGTCCGCCCGAGCGCATCTGGGCCAAGCCCGCATCGCGTCGCAGCGCCGTCCTGCTTGGAGCGCTCCCGATGAACCTGCTCCCACTGCCCGACACGGCCACCGATGGCTGCACGCATCTCGGCATCCGACCGGAGCACCTGCGGCTTCGGGCGGGCACCGGTGACTCACGCGACTCCGCATCCACCGCCAGCGCAGCACCCCCGACTTCGCGCCCTCAAGCGTGGCGTGCCGAAGGCGTCATCATGGCGCACGCCTCCACTGGCGATCAGAGCCTCGTGACGGTGAGACTTCGCGGCGGTGAGGTGATGCGCGTGCTCCTGCCCGCGTTGGAACGCTCGCCTCCGACCGGGGCCGCGGTCATGCTCGAAGCCAACTCGTCAGACCTCCACCACTTTCGCGACTCGCCACAGCAGGAGATCGTGTAG
- the prfB gene encoding peptide chain release factor 2 — MHTRAAKQPRTLVACTSTHTNRSSTTWRRGSQPSATRFNYDGKLTERAALQDRMGAGDFWNNPKAAQKTIDDLKIVRAQIEPLEALIKGFEDARVAYDMARESGDSDLLTEADEALFRLQSDMERVEQQSLLAGKHDHRNCFVSIQAGAGGTEAEDWAGMLERMYLYYWQRMGWKAEELHKTLGAEAGVNAVTYRIAGPFAFGYMNCERGPHRLARVSPFNAEGKRQTSFATVDVTPEFEEEDLEIPAKDLEIVPFVRASGPGGQNVNKVATAIRVTHIPTGIQVVASTYRDQPQNRKQAMAVLRAKLEQLEEERRNAEIAAATGGKVARDWGNQIRSYVFYDSRVKDHRNGHESSNVQWVLDGNIEGFIDAELQRRRSERERGGVAAGSKEQ; from the coding sequence ATGCACACGCGTGCGGCGAAGCAACCTCGTACACTCGTGGCATGCACTTCGACGCACACCAACCGGTCATCGACGACCTGGAGGCGCGGATCACAGCCATCCGCGACTCGCTTTAACTACGACGGCAAGCTGACCGAACGCGCGGCGCTTCAGGATCGCATGGGCGCCGGCGACTTCTGGAACAATCCGAAGGCCGCACAGAAGACGATCGACGATCTCAAGATTGTCCGTGCACAGATCGAGCCGCTCGAAGCCCTCATCAAGGGATTCGAGGATGCACGCGTTGCCTACGACATGGCCCGTGAATCCGGGGACTCGGATCTGCTGACGGAGGCTGACGAAGCACTCTTCAGATTGCAGAGTGACATGGAGCGCGTGGAGCAGCAGAGTCTGCTCGCGGGCAAGCACGACCATCGCAATTGCTTCGTCTCGATCCAAGCCGGGGCCGGCGGCACAGAGGCGGAAGATTGGGCGGGCATGCTGGAGCGCATGTACCTCTACTACTGGCAGCGCATGGGCTGGAAGGCCGAGGAGCTTCACAAGACGCTCGGCGCAGAGGCGGGCGTGAACGCCGTCACCTATCGCATCGCCGGTCCGTTCGCCTTCGGCTACATGAACTGCGAGCGCGGTCCGCATCGGCTCGCGCGAGTGAGCCCATTCAATGCTGAAGGCAAGCGCCAGACGAGCTTCGCCACGGTTGATGTCACCCCCGAGTTCGAGGAGGAGGATCTCGAGATCCCTGCGAAGGACTTGGAGATCGTGCCGTTCGTGCGAGCAAGCGGGCCAGGCGGCCAGAATGTGAACAAGGTCGCGACGGCGATTCGCGTTACCCACATTCCCACCGGCATTCAGGTGGTTGCGAGCACCTATCGCGATCAGCCGCAGAATCGCAAGCAAGCCATGGCCGTGCTCCGCGCGAAGCTCGAGCAGCTCGAAGAGGAGCGACGAAACGCGGAGATCGCGGCCGCCACCGGCGGCAAGGTGGCGCGCGACTGGGGCAACCAGATCCGCAGCTATGTCTTCTATGACAGCCGAGTGAAGGATCATCGCAACGGACATGAGTCGAGCAATGTCCAGTGGGTGCTCGACGGCAACATCGAGGGCTTCATCGATGCAGAACTCCAACGGCGGCGATCGGAACGCGAGCGAGGCGGCGTGGCCGCCGGCTCCAAAGAGCAGTAA
- a CDS encoding DUF2200 domain-containing protein produces the protein MVTKQEQRIFGMSFAKLYPLYVQKAERKGRARGEVDQVICWLTGYNEKQLEKQITSDVTIAEFFAEAPEINPCSASITGVVCGVRVEEVKDPLMRKIRLLDKLIDELARGKAMRSILRASPD, from the coding sequence ATGGTCACCAAGCAGGAGCAGCGCATCTTCGGCATGTCCTTCGCCAAGCTCTATCCGCTCTATGTGCAGAAGGCGGAGCGAAAGGGGCGAGCCCGAGGCGAAGTGGACCAGGTCATTTGCTGGCTCACGGGGTACAACGAGAAGCAGCTCGAGAAGCAGATCACGAGTGATGTAACCATCGCGGAGTTCTTTGCTGAGGCGCCGGAAATCAACCCTTGCAGCGCATCGATCACGGGGGTCGTGTGCGGGGTACGGGTTGAAGAGGTGAAGGACCCGCTGATGCGGAAGATTCGCCTTCTCGACAAACTCATCGATGAGCTCGCGCGAGGAAAGGCCATGAGAAGCATTCTCCGCGCATCTCCGGACTGA
- a CDS encoding pyridoxal phosphate-dependent aminotransferase: MQISSRIAQMKESATLATGAKAAAMKARGIDVVNLSVGEPDFVTPESIREAAKKALDQGRTKYAPTPGDMAVREVLAGKFARENGIACKPEHVTVCAGAKHAVYMILQTLVEAGAGDEIILPTPAWVSYRPIAELAGARCVEVPRSVESGFRLDPAAIERAITPRSVGLILNSPSNPCGTVLPPADLRALVEVLSRHPRVTLISDEIYEKLIYPEVSPGISHWSPGSDPRIAERTITVNGMSKAYAMTGWRLGCIVAPGDGGCFMKELIKLQGQMTNSVPASFMAAIIEAVTNGGEGVERMRRSFAARAKRMHEGLSRIERLRTVAPDGAFYAFPDIARCIGMTSRGGRRIDSAQAFADAVLEEAHVAVVAGEDFGECARTHVRLSFACSESDIDRGCERLAEFVGTLR, encoded by the coding sequence ATGCAGATCTCTTCGCGTATCGCCCAGATGAAGGAGTCGGCCACGCTTGCCACGGGCGCGAAGGCCGCTGCGATGAAGGCGCGGGGGATCGATGTGGTGAACCTCTCCGTGGGCGAACCCGATTTCGTGACACCCGAGAGCATTCGCGAGGCGGCGAAGAAGGCGCTCGATCAGGGGCGGACGAAGTACGCGCCGACTCCGGGTGACATGGCAGTGCGCGAAGTTCTCGCGGGAAAGTTCGCGCGCGAGAACGGCATCGCATGCAAGCCCGAACATGTGACCGTCTGCGCCGGCGCGAAGCACGCCGTGTACATGATTCTCCAGACGCTGGTCGAGGCTGGCGCGGGTGATGAGATCATCCTGCCCACACCTGCGTGGGTCAGCTACCGGCCCATTGCTGAACTGGCCGGCGCCCGCTGCGTGGAAGTTCCGCGCTCAGTCGAGTCAGGATTCCGACTCGACCCAGCCGCGATCGAGCGAGCCATCACGCCGCGATCAGTGGGGCTCATTCTCAATTCGCCCTCGAATCCCTGTGGCACGGTGCTGCCTCCGGCCGACCTGCGGGCGCTGGTCGAGGTGCTCTCGCGGCACCCGCGCGTCACGCTCATCTCCGATGAGATCTACGAGAAGCTCATCTATCCCGAAGTGTCTCCCGGCATCTCGCATTGGTCGCCCGGCTCCGATCCGCGCATTGCCGAGCGCACCATCACGGTGAACGGCATGAGCAAGGCCTATGCCATGACCGGCTGGCGCCTGGGCTGCATCGTGGCGCCGGGCGATGGTGGATGCTTCATGAAGGAGCTCATCAAGCTCCAGGGCCAGATGACAAACTCCGTTCCGGCATCATTCATGGCGGCGATCATCGAGGCGGTGACGAATGGTGGCGAAGGCGTCGAACGAATGCGGCGTTCCTTTGCAGCGCGGGCGAAGCGGATGCACGAGGGCCTCTCACGAATCGAGCGGCTGCGGACGGTGGCGCCGGACGGCGCGTTCTACGCGTTCCCCGACATCGCCCGTTGCATCGGCATGACTTCTCGCGGCGGGCGCCGGATCGATTCGGCGCAGGCGTTCGCAGACGCGGTGCTTGAAGAGGCCCATGTTGCGGTCGTGGCGGGAGAGGACTTCGGCGAGTGCGCCCGAACGCATGTGCGACTCAGCTTCGCGTGCAGTGAGAGTGACATCGATCGCGGGTGTGAGCGTCTTGCCGAGTTCGTCGGCACGCTGCGGTGA
- a CDS encoding NAD-dependent deacylase, whose amino-acid sequence MATNVPEIVAIVSFIACVGRIMSGLDLEHLTRQPRPITILTGAGISAESGLATFRGADGLWEGHRVEDVATPEAYARDPRLVHTFYNQRRARLGDPSIQPNAAHRALGELARDWPAPVHLITQNVDNLHERGGSPEVIHMHGELTKVRNDRTGEVFEWTGECWPETPCPRSGAIGVLRPHIVWFGEAIMEHERIAAALADPALFLCIGTAGAVWPAAGFVQEAKARGTLCVEFNLTRTQISVHFDRSITGPASETVPAFIRTLMTHT is encoded by the coding sequence GTGGCGACCAATGTCCCCGAGATCGTCGCCATCGTCTCGTTCATCGCGTGCGTCGGGAGGATCATGAGCGGCCTCGACCTCGAGCATCTCACCCGGCAGCCCAGACCGATCACGATCCTGACCGGCGCGGGGATTTCAGCCGAGAGCGGCCTCGCCACCTTTCGAGGCGCCGACGGACTCTGGGAGGGTCATCGCGTCGAGGATGTGGCCACGCCCGAGGCGTACGCGCGAGATCCGCGACTGGTACACACCTTCTACAACCAGCGACGGGCGCGCCTCGGCGACCCCTCGATTCAGCCCAACGCGGCGCATCGGGCACTGGGCGAGCTCGCGCGCGACTGGCCCGCGCCAGTCCACCTCATCACGCAGAATGTCGACAACCTCCACGAGCGCGGTGGCTCACCCGAGGTCATTCACATGCACGGCGAACTCACAAAGGTTCGCAACGATCGGACCGGCGAGGTCTTCGAGTGGACGGGAGAGTGCTGGCCGGAGACACCCTGTCCGCGGAGCGGAGCGATCGGTGTGCTCCGACCTCACATCGTCTGGTTCGGCGAGGCGATCATGGAACACGAGCGCATTGCTGCGGCGCTCGCCGATCCCGCGCTCTTCCTCTGCATCGGCACGGCAGGCGCCGTCTGGCCCGCCGCTGGATTCGTGCAGGAAGCCAAGGCGCGCGGCACGCTCTGCGTGGAGTTCAATCTCACGCGAACGCAGATCAGCGTCCACTTCGATCGCTCAATCACGGGGCCTGCGAGCGAGACCGTTCCGGCGTTCATCAGGACCTTGATGACGCATACCTGA